The Triplophysa rosa linkage group LG15, Trosa_1v2, whole genome shotgun sequence genomic sequence TCTGCCCTCTCATCCAACCTCGATTTAAGTCACTAGAGACTATTTTCAGATTTATCAATTGCTGGttattagaaataaataaagttctccTTGAGATTTTACAGCATTATTGCTATGTGTTTGACAACCCGAACAGGGGAGACTTCCGCACGGGTAAACGGTTGAACATGCGCAAGGTCATTCCGTACATCGCCAGTCAGTTCCGCAAGGATAAGATCTGGCTGAGAAGAACAAAACCAAGCAAGAGAAACTATCAGATCTGTCTGGCCGTGGATGACTCGTCCAGCATGGTGGACAACCACACAAAGCAGGTACAGTAAATGTCTTGCTGAATTCGCTAAAAAAGGGAAAATCTCCTAGTGTTATAAAAGTTGAGTTTGATGTTTGTTTCTATTTGGTTTACTTGTGTTCTGTAGCTGGCGTTTGAGTCCGTCTCTGTTATAGTAAATGCTCTGACTCTGCTAGAGGTGGGCCAAGTTTCTGTGTGCAGGTGAGTTTAGTCCTATataatttattgtaaatgtactttttatgGCTAAAATGTTGTGAAGATTTTAAGTTTGGCTGAAGAGCTTATTTAAATGGCAGGTTGATTCATTCAAATCattattcatctttatttcacTTGTTGTAGCTTTGGAGAGAGCGTCCAGCTTCTCCATCCCTTCCAGCAACAGTTCAACGATCAAAGTGGAGCAAAAATACTGCAGCTCTGTCAGTTCCAGCAGAAGAAGACCAGAATAGCTCAAGTAAAACATTTCTCTATATATTTTCTTCATACTCCAGATTTGATATTTCATAACAGCGAACAGTGAGGTTTTATGACAGTAAGTTCCAAACAATTAACAATCCTTATCTTTAGTTTTTAGAGACTTCAACAAATATGTTTGTGGCAGCCAGAGAGCACAACCCTGGCTCGACAAACACTGGTAAAACACTTTATTACTTCACATTTATTATACTGATGTCAAAGAAGTAACCTGTCCCTGTGTTATAAAACGATCTAGCATTATTGATCTTTATTTCTCCATGTCTCTCTCTATGTACAGAGACGTCTCAGTTATTGCTGATAGTTTCTGATGGCAGGGGTTTGTTTTTGGAGGGGAAAGAGAGAGTCGCAGCTGCCGTTCAGGCCGCTCGGAGTGCAAACATCTTTGTGATATTTGTAGTGCTGGACAACCCTAACTCTAGGGTaagaaatatgttttgtttttatgtttaatgtgtGCAGTTTAGCTATAGTTAAAacatatatgtattttttttatgctTTATGATATCTAAATCTGTGCTTTTAGTCAAATAGCTATTTGTCTTGCTGTTATAATACTCTTACATTCATTTCTCCATGCCAGGATTCGATATTGGATATCAAAGTGCCCATATTTAAGGGACCGGGTGAGCTTCCAGAAATCCGGTCTTACATGGAGGAATTTCCCTTTCCCTTCTACATGATCTTGAGAAATGTGAACGCTCTGCCAGAGACGCTCAGCGATGCGTTGAGACAGTGGTTCGAGCTTGTGACCGCTACAGACCAATAATAGACCACACTGAAGCCATTCTGAAGGGGCCGGAAAACAACTGTACGACAGAAGTTCTGCTGCTAGACCTcccaaacatgaacacacacacacacacacacacacacacacacagacagaggcTGCTGTATATGTGCCTTTTTTCttcgttttattattattttattgtttttggatTGAAGTGGTTTCTCTTGTCAATCACCACAATGAGTAGGAATCGATTTCTCTCATTACCATCAGTTTACTTTGcatgtcttttcttttttcttcaatACAAGCAAATAAGGAAAAACTTCCGTTGAACTGAGTGAATGTTGACTGAAGATGTCCAACAGTATTCGCCATCCTCTCTAGTTCTATGTTCTTCTACTTTGTAAATGTGAATTCAGTTCATATGGTACTGCCAAGGTTGTTTTGATAATATGTGCAAAAAGACGTCTAACTGCATGTCACTAATAGTCTCTCCAGATACACAAAAATGTGCCTTTACAGTATAAAATCCCACATACCCATCTCTACAATTCTCAATGAAAACTGATCAACTTTGATCCTGACTCATCATTTGCTTTGTACATTTTGAAGGATTATGACTACTGGACCTTCAGTTGTTATTTCTTCTATACACACCCTTAAGCACAACTGCTGCCAGTGAAGAAagctttttgaagaattttcaaaCATTTCTGTGATTTCAGTTGACACTGTAACAGACCTTACATGTAAAGTCAATTCAATAACTGCATCTGTTTACCAGACATATCTAGTTCTACACAAGTTTTTTGGTTCAGTAACATTTTGCACGTTTCACATTTCTTTGGTCAGTCTGCATTCAGTGTCCAAGAAGGAAGCATCAAGACATGAAATATGTTGTCATGTACATACCGTCCAAATCCAGCAGACATCTGCTATCCATCGGTATTGTCATCATCTTGGTTAATTAAATTGATAATTGTTCATAACCGTGCAAATAACAATAAACCTTTGGACATGTTATCATTATCGtctgatttttgttttgtagagGACGTCTACTGGATAaaggcttttattttgaaaagaacATCTTGTTATAGTGACGTACGTTTTTGAAAAAGTTCGTAATCCTTTACAAAGCTTTAAGCACAGAATAAAAGacaaaatagccaaaaatactCAATAATTAATACGTGCAACATTTAAGAATGTGTTTTATGAAATTTGAGCGTTATATCACGCCATAACAATGGTCTGCCTTGTAAAAAGACttttatgttaaaaaataaaatgtatgcgCGGGTAACACGTTTGCTTCCGCCTTCACACTCGGTGCCTTTCCTAAACAAGTGAACTTTTGATCTGCGTAACGTTATGCGTCTAAAGTTATTTTAGTTGTGATCCACAGCATCACAATCATGGGTTTTGACTTTTGATCCCCAGTCATTTTGAAAAGTGACTTTCCTTGGCAAACCACAATCAGGATATTTTAACAACGTGAGTCTGACTACTAACAGGTTTGTAAAGTTACATTTCAACTCTTTCCAGTTTTAACTAAAATCTTGTATCTAACGTTATGGTTTTTAACACCTGAACTTGATAACTACACAACCGCTATAATCATACCAGTTTTGTCTCTTTAATAATGAATGTTAAATATTAAACTGACGTTGATTAGGTCTATTTAAGAATTGTCTTCCatgtttttgtgattttgtaATTAGCTAACTTAGTGGGTTATTAACTGATAGGTGTTAGTAGCTTTTCATTGAGTTGTTCGTTCGATCAACTCTTTCTAGTGTTTGTTTTCATATCAATGGTAAGTTACTGTAAATGGCGATCATAATatctaaaccagtggttctcaaactttttcgttgtaaggccccccttgtgttaagtgcatggctttgcggccccccatataaagacgtataatcttaaacttagaattttaattaaaccaaaaacattcagttatacaatgctggaacctcaattcgtttggtttgtggtgtcatttttctgatgtttgattgcataaaatctatgataaatttctatatttcataaaatgccacaaaatctgtggccccctggatccattttgggggcccccagtttgagaaccactgatctaaacaTCCAGGGCGTGTACGTTTATCTGCATATGTCTTTAAATAAATGCGTTTATGTGAACTCTTACAGCATGAGTTTGGGGGAGATCAATGAGAACGTTAAGCTGGCTAGAGAATACGCCCTACTAGGAAACTACAACTCAGCAGTGGTCTGTTATCAGGGGGTCCTGGAACAGATTAAAAAGTACCAGTACTCCGTGAGAGACTCCTCTCTACAGCAGAAATGGCAACAGGTTAGAGTTTCATCTACTGGACACTGTACACTACCAGGCCTGCATTGCAAAACATCTGACACACAATGGCATGTTTACGTGTTGGCTGTGTTTGTGCATCTAGGTTTGGCAAGAGATTAATGAAGAAACAAAGCAGGTTCGGGAGATCATGACCACACTTGGTAGTTTCCAGCATCAGGAGTCAACTCCATCCAAACCAAGCAGTTTCAGCCAGGAGAATGATATTATGCCTGTCCATGTGGAACACAGGTATGTAGTCCGCAAAtgcatttgtcttgtttttgtcaAAACTGCTACACACATGTTCTCCCAAGCTCTTTTCCTTTCTACAATGAACCGTGTTTACATATTGTCTGCTCAGCAAAGCAGAgtttttaaataacatgttaaaaAAGAAATTTGGTGTACATAAAGTAGCATGTTGTAGAGAATCGGGGGTTGTTTCCTTTTAACAGGTTACTAAGAACGaataaataatgtcaaaataattataaaattgtGTTGTAcaggcatatactgtatattataaaaggttcttaaaaatgttttatagttatttttgttattttagtcaTGTAAGTCATAGGAATGACCTCATTGTGTGGGAACGGGGTCTTTAGCAGCCCCTTTAGTATTTATATCATGTGAATTAGATTAGGATCAGAATGGATAGAGTTTTCTCAAGTCCCTTGAGCCTGTTATATAAACCATAATGTGATTATAACGTTACATTTGAATGAGGGATTACAGCCAGTTTAATTACAGACTTTATTCCATTTGGCAAGCTCAAAATAGTTCTTAAGGTGCCACTCTCCAAAATCACCACAATCCCACTATAtactgtgtttatgtgtgacAAACAGATCTTCTCCATGCGTCGTACGGAAATCGTCTGGACCGTATAAAGAAGGTAAAAGCCACGGTAACAGGTTGAGCGTCGGGCTCCGTGGCCAGCAGCGGCCGTCGCCGCGCGTTGCCAACGGTGACAAGGGGAAACCTcagaaaagcaaagaaaagaaagagagtgCATCAAAGCCGAAAGATGAAAAGGTGAGGACAGCTGGCTGCTAGATGTCAGTGTTATATGAGCTTTCACATACACTGGATCCATTTTCTGTCTACTGCTTGGACAATGTGTATTGTCTCAATGCCCTCCAATATAGACacaatatttacttaaaacTTAAAAACCTTTCGCTGTGTTAACATTACAAACCTGTACTACCGGTTTATTGCGCTCTTTCTGTTTACCATGGAAATATAGTCTTTGACCACATGAGATCTTGCTGataaatgcactttaaaaataaatatttcaaaccAATATAGGGCTGCACAACGATTagtcgcgactaatcgtttgcagaataaatgtttttgtttacataatatatgtgtgtgtacggtgtataataattatgaatATATTAAATACACACTCacgcatactgtatatttaagaaatatttacatgtgtatatacatttttatatttatatataatttatattatatataaatatttaatatattttttaaaaaatcttaaaattatacatgcttgtgtgtgtgtattttatataaagtatatatacataattatacaaagtacacacacatatatattatgtaaacgacaacttttattctggaaacAATTAGTTATGACTAATCATTGTACAGCTCTAAACAAATGTAGAATAAGCAGCACGTAATCTGTTTACATGTGTGTATagcttaaacaaacatttagcaaataaataaaatgatgacaTGACTAACTCTCTGACCTCATATTTTATAGAACAAAGCGGATGGTGTGGAGACAGAGGTGAAGAGGTTCGACAGAGGAGGAGAAGATAAAGATTTGATTGATTCTCTGGAGAGGGATATCATCTCCCAAAACCCCAATGTCACATGGTCtgttcatactgtatattcttctCTCACTTTCCTGTGACTGTAATTTCCCTCCACAAGTGTACTAGGACATCTTTTACCTAATATTTTATTCTTGCATGTATATTAGCAAGATCATCTGAAACGGTGCTATcatgtaattgtttttaaagggatggtaTTGCTGATCTGGAGGAAGCAAAGAAGCTTATAAAAGAAGCTGTGGTTCTGCCCATGTGGATGCCCGAGTTCTTTAAAGGAATAAGGCGCCCATGGAAGGTATTGTATAGAATGCATACAAATACACCTCAGGAGTTCAGATACAATTATATGTATGTGGAGTTGTTGACCATGCAAATGGATTTCAAAAAGCCCATCACAAAGTTTTTAAATATCAATGATTAACAGTACGCTTTACATGAAATGGAAAAAGCTGTCGTCAGTTAAAAGTTTTCCTAGATGTCACTTGACTTTGATGTGGAGATAGAAGGTGgtcatataaaaataatgaaaaatatttatggTTTGGTTACAGAACTAGTTTCGATGAGATTACCTCAGTAAAAAAAGAATACAACAAATGTAATCTTTTAAATTCTGTGCaataatatgtacatttttacattaccattttcttttcttttttagggAGTGTTGATGGTGGGTCCACCAGGCACGGGAAAGACATTACTGGCCAAAGCTGTTGCCACAGAGTGCCGGACTACTTTTTTTAACGTCTCTTCCTCCACCCTCACCTCCAAATATAGAGGAGAATCTGAAAAACTTGTACGGCTACTGTTTGAAATGGTAAAATCACATGCACAGGGAAAATTCACTTCCTGTAGAGCATAAGCACACATGCTCACGGATGTCCTCATTAATACATGCAATCATTTAATATGTGTTTTTGTTGGCATGTGCTCACAGGCAAGATTTTATGCCCCCACTACAATCTTTATTGATGAGATAGACTCCATATGTAGCCGTAGAGGAACGTCAGAGGAACATGAAGCCAGCAGACGCGTCAAAGCTGAACTGCTCGTCCAGATGGATGGTACTGCTGTTTAtcatacacacgcacactgcTTTAGATGATAGCTACATTCGTTTTTGACAATAGGATATTGATTggaatatttttattacaacattgaaattaaacaaTAAGTTTATTTGATTTTTCAATATGTTCATCGCTTGTGTTATCCAGGTGTTGGTGGAATGTCTGAAAATGACCCTTCAAAAATGGTTATGGTTCTAGCAGCCACCAACTTCCCTTGGGACATTGACGAAGCTCTGAGACGTCGATTAGAAAAAAGAATTTACATCCCGTTGCCGTCAGGTACTCAGAATATCCAGAATTCACAAGTGGCTCATATTGTATTATGTTGTACATCATACATAATTTAATAGACTTGCATAATGgatatatttaaaaatcatttatcCTTATGTGGGTGCTCAGAGATGTATTTGTATGCAATGCAATGTGTAGGTAAAGGCAGGGTGGAGTTACTCAAGATCAATCTGAAAGAGCTGGAGCTGGCCAATGATGTTGACATGGACAGGATCGCTGAGCAGATGGAGGGATACTCTGGTGCTGACATCACCATTTTATGCAGGTACAGCTGTCAAGTACCCATGATGCCATTCTTTCATTATGTTTTAGTATGCACTTATGAAAGCTCGTATGGCAGCAGGCTGTAAGAGTATccagaaaattattttaatatgaaattattttcattacGAGTTTTTGAGTCTTTTTAATTCTGTtgggaccactgtcgtcaattatTTAATGATAGCATATTTTTAGTTTGGCGGAATgtaactgttctgggcaaactctctgcccgtccatgcagccttgcatggacatagcaggagcgcagcaatacatgtccccccacctggggaaccagaacagttcctgatgcgtaacaggattCAATGAAAAGATCTGAAGATACAGGCAGATAAGAGGAGAtagggatggaggtgggttttaagtgcaacacgattaagcagctgataaggagcaaagaaatgcaacttaaataggacgcagtctagtgtgtgttgtatgactgttggttaacgttgattagctgcacctgagctgatgcaagctgaactcacgtgacctgccagaactaacgctacgcttgatgagtgtttatacatttgtttcaaaATAATCACAGAGATGCATCCCTGATGGCAATGAGAAGACGGATTGAGGGTTTGACCCCTGAGGAGATCCGAAATTTTCCAAAAGATGAGATGCACATGCCTACTACAATGGAGGATTTCGAGATGGCGCTGAAGAAAGTCTCCAAATCTGTATCTGCTTCTGACTTGGAGAAATATGAGAAGTGGATAACAGAGTTTGGCTCCTGCTGATGGGGCGTGACACTCACACTGGAGTCTAGAGATCTCTGTTGTTCCAGTTTGCAATCAATAACAGCACTTTGGAGGACTGAGGGTcagtttcattcatttcataGTGCATCTCCATTCTAGACCAAAGCAATTCCCAGATAGGCTGTGCCTTAAATGaagtttgtgtgtatgtatatatttaatagtGTAGTATTTCATATTTGGTAGGTCAATGGAAACAGTAGGTTTGGTTTATCATTTACTGGACACTTTGCAAGATGGCTACCTGGAAACAGGTTGAGCTGTCTCAGCTAAAGTTCAGTACAGAAATAATGTTCTCTCAGAGGAAATTATTAAGGACCAAGGTCGGAGGTTTAGATGCTTTCCATGAAAAGCCTTTTACCAGAGTCTGAAAAACTGGTTTTGGTGCCCATATAAAAAATCTCCGAGGCTTTTATTAGCATTGCTATACATTGCACAGACAATAGGGCATCCACTTAGGACTTCGGTTGCTGGTACAATAATGGCTTACGTATGTTCTTTATACACTATTGTTGACTTGCTTTGTACATTTAAGAACCACACTGCAACTAATGACATGCAAGTACATCACCAAATGCAACTGACATAGGCAAAGAGCTATGCAAGTGAATAAGTTTACTGTTACTTCTGTGCCATTCTGTGATTGATTTCAAGGCCAAAGTTTTCAGCACTGGATGAATAAAACCAAGATTAGAATATCTAATGACGGTACTTGACTTTTATAAACACTATGAACCAGTTCTGTTTTTCTCTTCGTGACATTTCTTTGCTATGATTGACACACAAGATTATATTTTcctgaataaatgttttaaaatgtacctGGATTGTGTCTTCTCTTATGAGGTACGGGCAATTCTCTGAATAAACTTGTTCATTACGAGACAGATGAGACACTCATTTATTGTGCAGAATGTACTGATGTAACAAACCGTGATGAAAAACAAACCTTATATTTACATGCTTCTGAAATGCAGACTAAAGacttatataatattataaagtcCAATGGCAGCAGTTCTGCCATTCAGGGCTACAATGAAACTTGGGACTACAACTGAAATGGAAATATCCAACAAATTTGTATAATCTATACAAATTATAATAATCCTACATTAGTGCTtgaactgaataaaaaaaatctgtcatgaattgcttaccctcaagttgttgtacacatttctttgttcagttgaatacaaagatatttagaaaaatgttaactGTGATTTCTGAGGCACCCTTAACTTCCatattagaattttttttatataatttatttgttctgatgaacacgaaagatattttgaagaattttagtAAAACAAACATTCATGAACAAAATTTCtgaggcacctttgactaccattttattttttctactttgatagtcaatgggggccaagtactgtttggttacaagcattcttccaaatatctttgtgctcatcaaaacaaataaatttatactgAATTGGGACAATTTATGTTTgagtaatttattttttgtgtgaactatccctattaAAAACAATATCATCCAATTCAGGTACAAGAAAAAAGCAGGTCACACTTGAAATGTATTGCCTAAATACATGCTTAATGCAACATTAACACTTGCAAAAATtctgaaatgaaaatgcatataCTATTCAATATAAATAAGCAATATAGGCAGTTTCATACAGGCCACTtataaaaacagacataaaGTAAGAAAAAAGACAGCTCAAAATCAGCAACAAGTTTTCTTGAGGTTTTAGCTTCACATACTagccttttttttatttaagtttgtGTCATACCCCATGGGTGTCAGTAACACTTTCTTTTCTACTAAAATGGAAAATATAAGTCCCAAGACAAGATGTTTTTAACAAAGAATCAGGTGGAAATTTGGATGCTGTGCTTATTACAATAAATGTGTCTGCCTTCACATTTCTTTTCCTTTGAGCACAGTGCGGCtaatatgaaaaacaaacatctgaTCATGTGGAAATAGAAATCTTTGATTAGGTCATGTTgcagaatttgtttttaaagtgcTACACTAAAGTCATTGGTATCCGTAACCAAATAAAGCCACATAACCAAACTGATGAAAACATATCCATCACATTTAATTCTCTATCAAAACTtgcttttctgttgtttctccATCTATCTCCACATTATCTATTAGCCTCTGTTTTTCATCATCTGGCATTAGAGTTTCTG encodes the following:
- the katna1 gene encoding katanin p60 ATPase-containing subunit A1, with product MSLGEINENVKLAREYALLGNYNSAVVCYQGVLEQIKKYQYSVRDSSLQQKWQQVWQEINEETKQVREIMTTLGSFQHQESTPSKPSSFSQENDIMPVHVEHRSSPCVVRKSSGPYKEGKSHGNRLSVGLRGQQRPSPRVANGDKGKPQKSKEKKESASKPKDEKNKADGVETEVKRFDRGGEDKDLIDSLERDIISQNPNVTWDGIADLEEAKKLIKEAVVLPMWMPEFFKGIRRPWKGVLMVGPPGTGKTLLAKAVATECRTTFFNVSSSTLTSKYRGESEKLVRLLFEMARFYAPTTIFIDEIDSICSRRGTSEEHEASRRVKAELLVQMDGVGGMSENDPSKMVMVLAATNFPWDIDEALRRRLEKRIYIPLPSGKGRVELLKINLKELELANDVDMDRIAEQMEGYSGADITILCRDASLMAMRRRIEGLTPEEIRNFPKDEMHMPTTMEDFEMALKKVSKSVSASDLEKYEKWITEFGSC